Proteins encoded together in one Impatiens glandulifera chromosome 1, dImpGla2.1, whole genome shotgun sequence window:
- the LOC124919351 gene encoding heterogeneous nuclear ribonucleoprotein A1 has product MSDRKLVVLGIPWEIETDGLKDYMSKFGDIEDCIVMKDRSSGRSRGFGYVTFVTAEDAKNVLDGEHFLGNRMLEVKIATPKEEMRAPARKVTRIFVARIPPSVTETVFRSHFEKYGEITDLYMPKDPSTKGHRGIGFITFATAESVDDLMVETHDLGGSAVVVDRATPKEDDFRPVSRMSQGGGGGYSSGYSSGGGGGYGSGGGGYGSGGGGYSSGGGGYGSSGGGGGYGAYNAYISAATRYAALGAPTLYDHPSSLYGGRGGSGGGGSQSSRGMGKKIFVGRLPQEATSDDLRQYFGRFGRILDVYVPKDPKRSGHRGFGFVTFEEDGVAERVSRRTHEICGQQVAIDSATPLDGAGGSIGGGGSSAGSSASYSSASYMDGGVEPFVGYGGPIRTYGRMYGSLDFDDWGYGMGSGLGGGLGGGGSRASRSEYRYRPY; this is encoded by the exons ATGTCGGACAGAAAGCTCGTG GTTTTGGGTATCCCATGGGAAATTGAAACCGATGGCTTAAAGGATTATATGAGcaaatttggagatattgaagATTGTATTGTCATGAAG GATCGTTCCTCTGGGCGTTCTCGTGGTTTTGGTTATGTAACATTTGTAACAGCTGAGGATGCTAAG AACGTATTGGATGGAGAACATTTCCTGGGAAATAGGATGCTTGAGGTGAAAATTGCCACACCCAAG GAGGAGATGAGAGCACCAGCTAGAAAAGTCACTAGAATTTTTGTGGCTAGAATCCCACCATCTGTAACTGAAACAGTTTTCAGAAG TCACTTTGAGAAATATGGTGAAATAACAGATCTGTACATGCCAAAG GACCCAAGCACCAAAGGACATCGTGGAATTGGATTTATTACCTTTGCAACAGCTG AATCTGTTGACGATTTAATGGTTGAAACTCATGATCTGGGAGGCTCAGCTGTAGTAGTTGATCGAGCAACGCCCAAG GAAGATGACTTCCGGCCAGTAAGTCGAATGTCACAGGGTGGCGGTGGTGGTTATAGTAGCGGTTATAGTAGTGGTGGAGGTGGTGGTTATGGTAGTGGCGGTGGTGGTTATGGTAGTGGTGGTGGTGGTTATAGTAGTGGTGGTGGTGGTTATGGTAgtagtggtggtggtggtggttatGGTGCATATAATGCTTATATCAGTGCAGCAACAAGATATGCAGCATTAGGGGCTCCTACATTGTATGATCATCCAAGTTCTTTGTATGGAGGAA GAGGTGGTAGTGGTGGTGGTGGTAGCCAGTCCAGTCGAGGAATGGGAAAAAAGATTTTTGTTGGTAGGCTACCCCAAGAGGCCACGTCTGATGATCTTCGCCAGTATTTTGGAAGATTTGGTCGTATTTTGGATGTTTATGTGCCTAAG GATCCAAAACGAAGTGGTCATAGAGGCTTCGGTTTTGTTACTTTCGAGGAAGATGGTGTGGCAGAGCGTGTTTCTCGTAGAACACATGAAATTTGTGGACAACAG GTTGCAATTGATTCAGCTACCCCGCTGGATGGGGCTGGTGGTAGCATTGGTGGTGGTGGTAGTTCGGCTGGTTCAAGTGCAAGTTATTCGAGCGCGAGTTACATGGACGGTGGTGTTGAACCATTTGTTGGTTATGGAGGTCCTATAAGAACCTATGGTAGAATGTATGGAAGCCTTGATTTTGACGAT TGGGGATATGGGATGGGCAGTGGATTGGGCGGCGGTTTGGGTGGTGGTGGCTCAAGGGCATCGCGATCTGAATACAGGTATAGACCATACTAG